In the genome of Saprospira sp. CCB-QB6, one region contains:
- a CDS encoding pirin family protein, with protein MKRKQFLKALGLGSLGLFAAPKMGQSEPKGPEQLGFNHLPADAGEQQKIGKMKTVLHKANSRGHANHGWLDTYHSFSFANYYNPERMGFGALRVLNDDKVAAARGFGRHPHDNMEIISIPLSGDLEHQDSMGNVALIQEGDLQVMSAGTGVFHSEKNKKLDQEVRFLQIWVLPNKKNVAPRYDQIKLDRAKMKNNLLQVLSPSPNDEGVWIHQEAWFHLGHWEAGHQQAYNLKRAGNGLYIFVLEGQIEAGTQVLDRRDGLGVWDTSKLELKATKEAKILLMEVPMK; from the coding sequence ATGAAACGAAAACAATTTTTAAAAGCATTAGGATTGGGCAGTTTGGGGCTCTTTGCTGCCCCCAAAATGGGCCAATCTGAGCCAAAGGGGCCAGAACAGCTAGGGTTTAATCACCTTCCAGCAGATGCTGGCGAACAGCAAAAAATAGGAAAAATGAAAACCGTTTTGCATAAAGCGAATAGCCGCGGACATGCCAACCACGGCTGGCTCGATACCTACCACAGTTTTAGTTTTGCCAATTACTATAACCCCGAACGCATGGGATTTGGCGCACTCAGAGTGCTAAATGACGATAAAGTAGCCGCCGCCCGAGGCTTTGGCCGCCACCCTCATGACAATATGGAAATCATCTCGATTCCTTTGTCTGGTGACCTTGAACATCAAGATAGTATGGGAAATGTTGCCCTGATCCAAGAAGGCGACCTCCAAGTGATGTCTGCTGGCACAGGCGTTTTCCATTCTGAAAAAAATAAAAAGCTAGACCAAGAGGTCCGCTTTCTACAAATTTGGGTGCTGCCCAATAAGAAAAATGTTGCCCCCCGCTATGACCAAATCAAGCTGGATCGGGCAAAAATGAAGAATAACCTCCTACAAGTCCTCTCTCCCTCTCCAAATGATGAGGGCGTCTGGATCCATCAAGAAGCCTGGTTTCACCTAGGCCATTGGGAGGCCGGCCACCAACAAGCATACAACTTGAAACGAGCCGGCAATGGCCTCTATATTTTTGTTCTCGAAGGACAAATTGAGGCGGGCACACAAGTTTTAGATCGCCGAGATGGTCTTGGCGTTTGGGATACCTCCAAACTTGAGCTCAAAGCGACAAAGGAGGCCAAAATTCTCCTGATGGAAGTTCCAATGAAATAA
- a CDS encoding NAD(P)H-dependent oxidoreductase, with protein sequence MSLVENLKWRYATKKFDASKKITAEVLEQLKTAIQLSASSYGLQLYKVLDVQNPEVRKKLQAAAWGQSQIVDASQLFVFTIPTSFTAEHIDELIQLTADTRGLDPAVLNDYSEFMKGALLNQTEEGAKSWMGKQAYIALGTLLAAAADLKVDACPMEGFDAAQFDEILGLDGWTTAVIATLGYRHEEDGMQHAAKVRKAKEVLFENI encoded by the coding sequence ATGTCTTTAGTCGAAAATCTGAAATGGCGCTACGCCACCAAAAAATTTGATGCCAGCAAAAAAATCACTGCTGAGGTTTTAGAGCAACTCAAAACAGCCATCCAATTGTCTGCATCTTCTTATGGTCTACAATTGTACAAGGTTCTTGATGTGCAAAACCCTGAAGTACGCAAAAAACTCCAAGCTGCTGCTTGGGGCCAAAGCCAAATCGTAGACGCTTCTCAGCTCTTCGTTTTTACCATTCCCACTAGCTTTACCGCCGAGCATATCGATGAGTTAATCCAACTCACTGCCGATACTCGCGGCCTTGATCCCGCTGTCCTCAACGACTATAGCGAGTTCATGAAAGGTGCCCTTTTGAACCAAACCGAAGAAGGCGCCAAAAGCTGGATGGGCAAACAAGCCTATATCGCTCTTGGTACACTCCTAGCCGCTGCTGCCGACCTCAAAGTAGATGCCTGCCCTATGGAAGGCTTCGACGCCGCTCAATTTGATGAGATTTTGGGCCTAGATGGCTGGACTACTGCCGTTATTGCCACCCTAGGCTACCGCCACGAAGAAGATGGTATGCAACATGCCGCTAAGGTGCGCAAAGCCAAAGAAGTCCTCTTCGAAAATATCTAA
- the rffA gene encoding dTDP-4-amino-4,6-dideoxygalactose transaminase, translating to MQIPFNKPYLTGKEAHYLYQAVQSGQLSGNGQFTKACQSFFEKRYGFHKCLLTTSCTDALEMAALLLNIQPGDEVIMPSYTFVSTANAFVLRGANIRFVDSQAQHPNLDPQAILPLINEKTKALVLVHYAGMACPMQEIMDLCQKYQIALVEDAAQAIDGYYQGQPLGSFGQLACFSFHETKNIIAGEGGLLVINEPKLAQRAEIIWEKGTNRAAFFRGEVDKYGWVDLGSSFLPSETVAAFLFAQLEELDQIQNARKERWNRYFEALYPLAQKGLIELPNIPEHSSNNAHLFYLICRSLDERTALIQALRAVGIHAVFHYLPLHASPFYGPKHDGRKLPQAQRYADRLLRLPLFFELQAQEQQFIIDQIFQFFKLDRT from the coding sequence ATGCAAATACCCTTTAATAAGCCCTATCTCACGGGCAAAGAAGCCCACTATCTCTATCAAGCGGTCCAATCGGGCCAATTATCAGGCAATGGCCAATTTACTAAGGCCTGCCAAAGCTTTTTTGAAAAGCGCTATGGCTTCCACAAATGCCTGCTGACCACCTCCTGCACCGATGCCCTCGAAATGGCCGCCCTACTCCTCAACATCCAGCCTGGCGATGAGGTCATTATGCCCTCCTATACTTTTGTGTCTACCGCCAACGCCTTTGTGCTCCGTGGGGCCAATATTCGCTTTGTCGATTCTCAGGCCCAACACCCCAATCTCGATCCCCAAGCTATTTTGCCCCTCATCAATGAAAAGACCAAAGCCCTAGTGCTGGTCCATTATGCCGGCATGGCCTGCCCTATGCAAGAGATTATGGACCTCTGCCAAAAGTATCAAATTGCCCTAGTTGAAGATGCCGCCCAAGCCATTGATGGCTATTATCAAGGGCAGCCCCTCGGCAGCTTTGGCCAATTGGCCTGCTTCTCTTTTCATGAGACCAAAAATATTATTGCTGGAGAAGGTGGACTGCTCGTCATCAATGAGCCTAAACTGGCCCAAAGAGCTGAAATCATCTGGGAAAAAGGCACCAACCGGGCCGCCTTTTTTCGGGGAGAGGTCGATAAATATGGCTGGGTAGACCTAGGCTCTTCTTTTTTGCCCTCCGAAACCGTAGCGGCCTTTCTCTTTGCCCAATTGGAAGAGCTCGACCAGATCCAAAATGCCCGCAAAGAACGCTGGAACCGCTACTTTGAAGCCCTTTATCCCCTGGCCCAAAAAGGCCTGATCGAACTGCCTAATATTCCAGAACACAGCAGCAATAACGCCCATCTCTTTTACCTTATTTGCAGGAGTCTAGACGAAAGAACGGCCCTGATACAAGCGCTCAGAGCCGTTGGCATTCATGCTGTTTTTCATTATCTCCCCCTACATGCTAGTCCATTTTATGGACCAAAACACGATGGCCGCAAACTGCCACAGGCTCAGCGCTATGCCGACCGCCTGCTACGGCTCCCCCTCTTTTTTGAGCTCCAAGCTCAAGAACAGCAATTTATTATCGATCAGATTTTCCAGTTCTTTAAGTTGGATCGTACTTAA
- a CDS encoding DEAD/DEAH box helicase family protein codes for MSNFQFLKKEWPQLYTQAREAEKHLLTAPRTAAFYSRLTLELTVYWLYDHDEDLGQRYLDETLFGLLQKPSFKQMLRPSMQRDLDYIRKIGNTAAHSAQAINASEAKEALKNVFRFMNWLARSYSANEAMPIHSWSDEHLPLGGAEQKELSRKELAQLEKTFEDKQKTILKELERLKKIEAEHQRLKEENAQFKAQKERNRANLLKKGEEPGLAPEVRSEKASRDLYINQMLREAGWNLEDNRQVAQEYKLNQMLPGRNGFVDYVFFDEKGLPLAILEAKSITKDPEKGKEQAKIYADALERDTGRRPIIFLSNGLETTIIDDQFYKAERRILGFYSREELQSLHYKHKQRQAIETVGPDPNIAGRPYQIQAILSVNQALENRERAVLLSMATGSGKTRTAAALAKVLFENNWAKRILFLADRRSLVKQAQHAFKNHLENYSSLSLLDKKEEGEEHARLVFSTYPTMLNYLNREEGRKFGIAQFDFIIVDEAHRSVYKKYKAIFDYFDAILIGLTATPQDQVDRNTYQLFHCANENPTFEYPLKAAVEANYLVPPIIVDGSTQITNEGVHYKDLSAAEKEEYEDSFMNEEEEEMPESIANSELDVRLFNAPTADKILNLLMEKGLKVDQGDKLGKTIIFAKNTKHAKFLKQRFDLLFPAQADLAETIYSAKDYVESLYDRFKDPNQLPQIAISVDMLDTGVDVPEIVNLVFYKKVRSHAKFWQMLGRGTRLAPDLFGPSQDKTFFYIFDVCDNVSFFEAEFDKGQGSRSPSMEERAYKLKLEIAQALNHLDYQEDERFLAHQKALRDEAWQALMALDLHQIEVKAVYPIYKKYEQRSRWDQLNSKELKEIVDELAPLAAQVNQDSDLGARRFDQMIWQLQLLFLKNKDRSKKANRLRESLDLLAQKGNIKQIREKATLIRELRQIGAIEALDFWGLETARLELRELLRLLDKKQKKAIYSHFADELTGAEEREMEGYGGGYSEPYKQRLYRLLTENKEQLYLQKLHSNQPLTLAEVEALERFILEQTQGKKEELQAEQGELSLGRFIRSIIGLDPAAVQNAFADYLQEQKWNAQQLALVQLIVQHFVTNGYLPPQDIMGEPFNHHGNLIELFGGHAHGLVDLIKAINKNTEPA; via the coding sequence ATGAGTAACTTCCAATTCCTCAAAAAGGAATGGCCCCAGCTATATACCCAAGCCAGAGAGGCCGAAAAACATCTATTGACCGCCCCTCGTACGGCTGCTTTTTATAGCCGATTGACCCTAGAACTGACCGTTTATTGGCTCTATGACCATGATGAAGATTTGGGCCAACGTTATCTGGATGAAACCCTTTTTGGTCTTTTGCAAAAGCCTAGCTTTAAGCAAATGCTGCGACCTTCTATGCAGCGGGACCTAGATTACATTCGCAAAATTGGAAATACCGCCGCCCATAGCGCTCAGGCGATCAATGCTTCGGAAGCCAAAGAAGCCCTGAAAAATGTTTTCCGCTTTATGAATTGGCTGGCCCGAAGCTATTCGGCCAATGAGGCTATGCCCATTCATAGCTGGTCCGATGAGCATCTGCCCCTAGGCGGAGCCGAACAAAAAGAGTTGAGCCGAAAGGAATTGGCCCAACTTGAAAAAACCTTTGAGGACAAACAAAAAACTATCCTCAAGGAGCTGGAACGACTCAAGAAGATTGAGGCAGAACACCAGCGACTAAAAGAAGAAAACGCACAGTTTAAGGCCCAAAAAGAACGCAACCGCGCCAATCTGCTGAAAAAAGGCGAGGAACCTGGCCTAGCGCCAGAGGTGCGAAGCGAAAAAGCAAGTCGCGACCTCTATATTAACCAGATGCTGCGAGAAGCGGGCTGGAACCTAGAGGATAATCGACAAGTCGCTCAAGAATATAAGCTTAACCAAATGCTGCCCGGCCGCAACGGCTTTGTCGATTATGTATTCTTTGATGAAAAGGGACTACCCCTGGCCATCCTCGAAGCTAAATCCATTACGAAAGATCCAGAAAAGGGAAAGGAACAAGCCAAAATATATGCGGATGCCCTAGAACGAGATACGGGCCGCCGCCCCATTATCTTTTTGAGCAATGGCCTAGAAACCACAATCATTGACGATCAATTTTATAAGGCAGAACGCCGCATCCTCGGCTTTTATAGCCGAGAAGAGCTACAGAGTTTACATTATAAACACAAGCAGCGCCAAGCTATTGAGACCGTAGGGCCCGACCCCAATATTGCTGGTCGCCCCTACCAAATACAGGCCATCCTGAGCGTAAACCAAGCCCTAGAAAACCGAGAGCGGGCCGTGCTTTTGTCTATGGCCACCGGTAGCGGAAAAACCCGTACGGCTGCCGCCTTAGCCAAGGTCCTTTTTGAAAACAACTGGGCCAAACGCATTCTCTTTTTGGCCGACCGCCGCAGTTTAGTCAAGCAAGCCCAACATGCCTTTAAAAACCACCTAGAAAACTACAGCAGCCTTAGTCTGCTCGATAAGAAGGAAGAAGGCGAAGAACACGCCCGCCTGGTCTTTTCTACTTATCCGACTATGCTCAACTACCTCAACCGAGAGGAGGGTCGAAAATTTGGCATTGCCCAATTCGATTTTATTATTGTGGATGAGGCCCACCGCTCCGTCTATAAAAAGTATAAGGCCATCTTTGATTATTTTGATGCCATCCTAATCGGCCTAACGGCTACCCCCCAAGATCAGGTGGACCGCAATACCTATCAGCTCTTTCATTGCGCCAATGAAAACCCCACTTTTGAGTATCCCCTCAAAGCTGCTGTGGAGGCCAATTATCTGGTTCCGCCTATCATCGTAGATGGCAGCACCCAAATTACCAATGAAGGCGTGCATTATAAGGACCTCAGCGCGGCCGAAAAAGAAGAGTATGAAGATAGCTTCATGAATGAGGAAGAAGAGGAAATGCCCGAATCTATCGCCAATAGCGAGCTAGATGTCCGCCTCTTCAATGCCCCTACGGCCGATAAAATCCTCAATCTACTAATGGAAAAAGGCCTAAAGGTCGACCAAGGCGATAAACTGGGCAAAACCATCATCTTTGCCAAGAATACCAAGCATGCTAAATTCCTCAAACAGCGCTTTGACCTGCTTTTTCCGGCCCAAGCCGATCTAGCCGAAACCATTTATAGCGCTAAGGATTATGTGGAATCGCTTTACGATCGCTTTAAAGACCCCAACCAATTGCCCCAAATTGCCATTTCGGTCGATATGCTCGATACGGGCGTAGATGTACCCGAAATTGTCAATCTGGTCTTCTACAAAAAGGTCCGCTCTCATGCCAAGTTCTGGCAGATGCTGGGTAGAGGCACCCGCCTAGCGCCCGACCTCTTTGGGCCCAGCCAAGATAAAACCTTCTTCTACATCTTTGATGTCTGCGATAATGTAAGCTTCTTCGAGGCGGAATTTGATAAGGGCCAAGGCAGCCGCAGCCCCTCTATGGAGGAGCGAGCCTATAAACTCAAATTAGAGATTGCCCAAGCCCTCAATCATCTAGATTATCAAGAAGATGAACGCTTTTTGGCCCATCAAAAGGCCCTAAGAGATGAGGCCTGGCAGGCCCTAATGGCCCTAGACCTGCATCAGATTGAGGTTAAAGCGGTTTACCCCATCTATAAGAAGTATGAACAGCGCAGCCGCTGGGATCAACTCAATAGCAAAGAGCTGAAGGAAATTGTAGACGAGCTAGCCCCCCTAGCCGCTCAGGTCAATCAGGATAGCGATCTGGGCGCCCGCCGCTTCGATCAAATGATTTGGCAACTACAATTGCTTTTCCTAAAAAATAAAGACCGAAGCAAAAAGGCCAACCGCCTGCGCGAAAGCCTCGATCTGCTGGCCCAAAAAGGCAATATCAAACAGATCCGAGAAAAAGCAACACTCATTAGAGAATTGCGCCAAATCGGCGCTATTGAGGCCCTCGATTTCTGGGGACTAGAAACGGCCCGCCTAGAACTCCGAGAACTGCTCCGCCTGCTCGATAAAAAGCAAAAGAAAGCCATTTATAGCCATTTTGCCGATGAACTAACTGGAGCAGAAGAAAGAGAAATGGAAGGCTATGGCGGTGGCTATTCCGAACCCTACAAACAACGACTCTACCGCCTACTGACCGAAAATAAGGAGCAGCTTTATCTGCAAAAGCTGCATAGCAATCAGCCCCTGACCCTAGCCGAGGTAGAAGCCCTAGAACGCTTTATCCTTGAGCAAACCCAAGGCAAAAAAGAAGAGCTGCAAGCCGAACAAGGCGAGCTCTCTTTGGGCCGATTCATCCGCTCGATTATTGGTCTAGATCCCGCAGCCGTCCAAAACGCTTTTGCCGATTATCTGCAAGAACAAAAATGGAATGCCCAACAACTGGCCCTAGTCCAATTGATTGTGCAACATTTTGTGACCAATGGCTATTTACCCCCCCAAGATATTATGGGCGAGCCCTTCAATCACCATGGCAATTTAATAGAGCTCTTCGGCGGGCATGCTCATGGCCTTGTAGACCTCATTAAGGCCATAAATAAGAATACGGAACCGGCTTAG
- a CDS encoding IS5 family transposase, with protein sequence MASKNLIAKPSKRGRPKTISDEFIRYLFRLKVLFSFGYRQLEGILKCVISKYNLDAKPISFTQIYRRVKKLKLNIKSKKRTKERSVAIDSTGLKTKGQGEWLRKKYLEKQRSSWIKVHLAVDDKTGEILSVEITTERKTDASQLPKMMKKMKSLNIRQVYADGAYDQIKCREAICKAGAVPFIPPRKNARLKKGKDGELVDSYRNDDILYIWELGATAWKQDLGYHRRNLSETAMMRLKHFFSERLSSLSFKMQKQEVLMRIQILNELNAVKLEVVTNQ encoded by the coding sequence TTGGCAAGCAAAAACCTCATAGCTAAGCCTTCAAAACGCGGCAGACCTAAAACAATTTCTGATGAATTTATTCGCTATTTATTCCGTTTAAAAGTGCTTTTTTCTTTTGGATATCGACAATTAGAAGGTATTCTAAAATGCGTTATTTCCAAATATAATTTGGATGCTAAGCCCATATCTTTTACTCAAATATATCGTAGAGTCAAGAAACTAAAACTGAATATTAAGTCTAAAAAGAGGACTAAAGAAAGATCGGTAGCAATAGATAGTACAGGACTAAAAACAAAAGGACAGGGAGAATGGTTAAGAAAAAAATACTTGGAAAAGCAGCGCTCTAGCTGGATTAAAGTACATTTAGCAGTGGATGATAAAACAGGAGAAATATTATCTGTAGAGATTACCACAGAGCGAAAAACCGATGCTTCTCAACTCCCCAAAATGATGAAAAAAATGAAATCCTTGAATATCCGCCAAGTTTATGCAGATGGCGCCTATGACCAAATAAAATGTCGGGAAGCAATTTGTAAGGCTGGAGCGGTACCGTTTATTCCCCCACGTAAAAATGCTCGCCTAAAAAAAGGAAAAGATGGAGAGCTGGTTGACAGTTATCGCAATGATGATATTTTATATATCTGGGAGTTGGGAGCTACTGCTTGGAAACAAGATTTAGGCTATCATCGTCGAAATTTAAGCGAAACTGCAATGATGCGACTCAAGCACTTTTTCTCTGAACGGCTCTCTTCGCTCAGCTTTAAAATGCAGAAGCAAGAAGTCCTGATGCGTATTCAAATTTTAAATGAGCTTAATGCTGTCAAGTTGGAAGTTGTTACTAATCAGTAA
- a CDS encoding 3'-5' exonuclease encodes MNYLVFDLEMTGTEPGWHEIVQIGAAIYDENWEKKSSFLTNVYPENEESFSLPALEVHGLTLEILDEAPMLHEAIEAFENWAVTTVLGHKKWQEHQKPGALKRLVVCGQSVHYDINFLRFAYMDLKQPYPFSFKTIDLYQQAYFLFRLLRENGQPTSKGLSLGALSEYFGLEREGDMHNALEDAELTAACLKEVFNYLPKFKYDPT; translated from the coding sequence ATGAACTATCTAGTATTTGATTTGGAGATGACGGGCACCGAGCCCGGCTGGCATGAGATTGTACAAATTGGGGCCGCCATTTATGATGAAAATTGGGAGAAAAAAAGTAGTTTTTTAACCAATGTCTATCCCGAAAATGAAGAGAGCTTCTCGCTGCCCGCCTTAGAAGTACATGGCCTAACCCTAGAAATTCTAGACGAGGCCCCTATGCTACACGAGGCCATAGAAGCTTTTGAAAACTGGGCTGTCACTACCGTTTTGGGACACAAAAAATGGCAGGAACATCAAAAGCCAGGGGCACTCAAGCGCCTAGTGGTCTGCGGGCAAAGTGTGCATTACGATATCAACTTTTTGCGTTTTGCCTATATGGACCTCAAGCAGCCTTATCCTTTCTCCTTTAAAACCATTGATTTATATCAGCAGGCCTATTTCTTGTTCCGTTTGCTCCGAGAAAACGGACAGCCTACTTCTAAGGGCCTTAGCCTAGGCGCCCTATCCGAGTATTTTGGTTTGGAACGAGAAGGCGATATGCACAATGCCCTAGAAGATGCGGAATTGACTGCAGCCTGTTTGAAGGAAGTCTTTAACTATTTGCCCAAATTTAAGTACGATCCAACTTAA
- a CDS encoding cell envelope biogenesis protein OmpA — MRYLLSLSFIFLLPLALLAQDKYQLFYAPNAYSLTAKQQADLTKILRARPLSVLKIQPFTDDLGSDIDNEVLAENRAKTIIQFVQELGFKQLQFEQLPYERQPLNGQLPIAEARQQLRRIDLYFYNTEEFEEVKNNDVWASFYAGQRKKAQQFFSFSAQKGKFIQGKEGIQIDIPANSFLLANGKTYQGQVSLVLQEALSMKDMILQNLTTTSNGELIETGGMIYLAAKGENGEELRLAEGKKITLGFPGTAAALPGMQIFQGPHTANPHSDINWQATGSQQIWAREREGQRGLAFLDSSYFARQEELIYLTKEPILSLRNKRALNSFKLRLPRLKVERTFVDFDAYLAKKYPKKKGETEEVYQQRIGKEQQQARKSYNNKKRQWRKKYKTYQKDSTAYAKQRNQYAAEQKAYNDFLNEEHQEAKELLAYLQAFSHERLGQLLSEQTEYLLQCYNLDEYGRHKSTLGGHQELLPLYQNQKKGDFTAEIAAVEGLRPEFDADAYQKPMENYIGFLKKYYEKEKQNWTEEIEEEEKGRKKESELVWKKDMELEALKIKLAYLLKEELRGFSPEGQKKYLALKKQLNKKNIEKTNRNWRTEAYSNCLHLSLQAETAQQKAAKLCQRTDSLDAEILAKKDRYGILKEEEANKKVLSQMEISGLGWINCDRFLNDDVDKMNLTLANASTNTQYFLIFKNINSIMRANSQAAFSNVPKAYQAKLIGIKYLGDQLEFMKMEAKISDLQNMEGEFKPINDKELAAELEAL; from the coding sequence ATGCGATATTTACTTTCCTTGAGTTTTATTTTTTTGCTGCCCCTAGCGCTTTTGGCGCAGGACAAATACCAGCTTTTTTATGCGCCCAATGCTTATAGCTTGACCGCAAAACAGCAGGCCGATTTGACTAAGATTTTGCGAGCGCGGCCTTTGTCTGTCTTAAAAATCCAGCCCTTTACCGATGATTTGGGAAGCGATATAGACAATGAGGTTTTGGCCGAGAATCGAGCAAAGACCATTATTCAGTTTGTTCAAGAGTTGGGCTTTAAGCAGCTACAATTTGAGCAATTGCCCTATGAGCGACAGCCTTTGAATGGGCAATTGCCTATAGCGGAAGCTCGGCAGCAGTTGCGTCGGATTGATCTCTATTTTTACAATACAGAGGAATTTGAGGAAGTCAAAAACAATGATGTTTGGGCTTCTTTTTATGCCGGTCAGCGCAAAAAGGCACAGCAGTTCTTTAGCTTTTCGGCCCAAAAAGGAAAGTTTATTCAGGGCAAGGAGGGAATTCAAATTGACATCCCAGCTAATAGTTTTCTGCTTGCCAATGGCAAAACCTATCAAGGCCAAGTCAGCTTGGTTTTGCAAGAGGCCCTGAGTATGAAGGACATGATTTTACAAAATCTAACCACCACCTCCAATGGAGAGTTGATTGAAACGGGAGGCATGATTTATTTGGCCGCTAAGGGCGAAAATGGAGAGGAGTTGCGCTTGGCTGAGGGCAAAAAAATAACTCTAGGGTTCCCAGGAACAGCAGCGGCTTTGCCCGGCATGCAAATTTTTCAGGGCCCGCATACGGCCAACCCGCATAGCGATATTAACTGGCAGGCCACGGGCAGCCAGCAAATATGGGCCAGGGAGAGGGAAGGCCAGAGAGGACTAGCCTTCTTGGATAGTAGCTATTTCGCCCGCCAAGAAGAATTGATTTACTTAACTAAGGAGCCCATCTTGAGCCTTAGAAATAAAAGAGCATTGAACTCCTTTAAGCTGCGCTTACCTCGGCTAAAGGTAGAGCGAACTTTTGTTGATTTTGATGCCTATTTGGCCAAAAAATACCCAAAGAAAAAGGGCGAAACAGAGGAAGTTTATCAGCAAAGAATTGGCAAAGAACAACAACAAGCCCGCAAAAGCTACAACAATAAAAAGCGGCAATGGCGAAAAAAATATAAGACCTACCAAAAAGATAGTACCGCTTATGCCAAACAGCGTAACCAATACGCAGCAGAGCAAAAGGCCTATAACGATTTTTTGAATGAGGAACATCAGGAGGCCAAGGAGCTTTTAGCTTATCTGCAAGCATTTAGCCATGAGCGCTTGGGCCAGCTGCTCTCAGAACAGACAGAATATCTGCTGCAGTGCTACAATTTGGATGAGTATGGTCGACATAAATCTACCTTAGGCGGTCACCAAGAGCTCTTGCCTCTTTATCAAAATCAGAAAAAAGGTGACTTTACCGCAGAAATTGCAGCCGTTGAAGGCCTACGCCCAGAGTTTGATGCTGATGCTTATCAAAAGCCAATGGAAAATTATATCGGTTTTTTGAAAAAATATTACGAAAAAGAAAAACAGAATTGGACCGAAGAAATAGAGGAGGAAGAAAAGGGGAGGAAAAAGGAGAGTGAGCTGGTTTGGAAAAAAGATATGGAACTGGAAGCCCTGAAAATTAAACTAGCGTATTTGCTCAAAGAAGAACTTCGGGGATTTAGTCCTGAGGGCCAAAAGAAATATCTAGCACTGAAGAAGCAGTTGAACAAGAAAAATATTGAGAAAACTAATAGGAATTGGCGCACAGAGGCTTATAGCAACTGCTTGCACCTGAGCCTACAAGCCGAGACCGCACAGCAAAAGGCAGCCAAACTTTGCCAGCGAACGGATAGCCTGGATGCTGAAATATTGGCCAAAAAAGATCGCTACGGTATCTTAAAAGAAGAGGAGGCCAATAAAAAAGTACTGAGCCAAATGGAGATTTCTGGCCTCGGCTGGATCAATTGCGACCGCTTCTTAAATGATGATGTTGATAAAATGAATTTGACCTTGGCCAATGCCTCTACCAACACGCAGTACTTCCTGATTTTTAAGAATATAAATAGCATTATGCGGGCCAACTCTCAGGCGGCTTTTAGCAATGTGCCCAAAGCTTATCAAGCTAAATTGATCGGCATAAAGTATCTGGGCGATCAATTAGAATTTATGAAAATGGAAGCCAAAATAAGCGATTTACAAAATATGGAGGGGGAATTTAAGCCCATAAATGATAAAGAGTTAGCAGCTGAATTAGAAGCTCTCTAA